A genomic segment from Gaiellales bacterium encodes:
- a CDS encoding LysR family transcriptional regulator encodes MSGGEPRWLGIEPRHLATLRAVAEAGSFRGAAAELGYVPSGVSAHVGALERAVGRPLVRRRRGAGIELTEAGRVLLDHADAILARLRAAQADMAALDDEAAVPLRVGITQSVGIRALPDIVRRFGRDYPLVRIQPRESETDLDLYGGVESAELDLTFVELPAPPGPYETLPLLVDPYVLIVRSDSPLAHRPHCPTLSEIGNLELIGHTQCRGLRRVEDQIRAAGEEPHFAFRSDVNATVQALVAAGVGVAVMPGLGFDPGDGRTVAFDLSRDVPPRTLALAWHRDRNVTAPMQAFVDASVAVFADLAERPGSERRLRAVREA; translated from the coding sequence ATGAGCGGCGGTGAGCCGCGCTGGCTGGGCATCGAGCCGCGCCACCTGGCCACGCTCCGCGCCGTCGCCGAGGCGGGCTCGTTCCGCGGCGCCGCCGCCGAGCTCGGCTATGTGCCCTCCGGCGTGAGCGCCCACGTGGGCGCGCTCGAGCGCGCCGTCGGCCGCCCGCTGGTGCGCCGCCGCCGCGGCGCCGGCATCGAGCTCACCGAGGCCGGCCGGGTGCTGCTCGACCACGCCGATGCCATCCTCGCCCGGCTGCGCGCCGCCCAGGCCGACATGGCCGCGCTGGACGACGAGGCGGCCGTGCCGCTGCGGGTCGGGATCACGCAGAGCGTCGGCATCCGCGCGCTCCCCGACATCGTCCGCCGGTTCGGCCGCGACTATCCGCTCGTACGCATCCAGCCGCGCGAGTCCGAGACCGACCTCGACCTGTACGGCGGAGTCGAGTCGGCCGAGCTCGACCTCACGTTCGTCGAGCTGCCCGCACCGCCCGGCCCCTACGAGACGCTGCCGCTGCTGGTCGACCCCTACGTGCTGATCGTGCGCAGCGACTCGCCGCTCGCCCACCGGCCCCACTGTCCCACGCTCTCCGAGATCGGCAACCTCGAGCTGATCGGGCACACCCAGTGCCGCGGCCTGCGCCGGGTCGAGGATCAGATCCGGGCCGCCGGCGAGGAGCCCCATTTCGCCTTCCGTTCCGACGTGAACGCCACCGTACAGGCGCTCGTCGCCGCCGGTGTGGGCGTCGCCGTCATGCCGGGACTGGGCTTCGATCCAGGCGACGGGCGCACGGTCGCGTTCGACCTCTCCCGCGACGTGCCGCCGCGCACGCTGGCGCTGGCGTGGCACCGCGACCGCAACGTGACGGCGCCGATGCAGGCATTCGTCGACGCCTCCGTGGCGGTCTTCGCCGACCTCGCGGAGCGCCCGGGAAGCGAGCGGCGGCTGCGGGCAGTTCGCGAGGCGTGA
- a CDS encoding branched-chain amino acid ABC transporter substrate-binding protein: MRSVSGRAMMVAAVALSLAVAAGCGSSGGSSGSGGNSGASGGATPVNSSTCAAPVGSGKYEIVSDLPMQGASSHQTKQMVQAIEMVLKQNNYKINGMTIQYQACDDSTAQAATWDSATCSANANAYAQDPSVIGVIGTFNSGCAELEVPVLNRAPGGMVAMVSPANTWPGLTQKTKTPGEPDKYYPTGQRNYARVVAADNFQGPALAETAKGLGVKSVYILNDKQAYGLGVATYFKDAAKKLGIQIKGFAAYNTKTGTNYQALMQQIGSTHPDAIMVGGLVCENGGQLIKDKVSVLGPNTGKVKLLLPDGFTTQSTIDTAGAANAEGLYASVAGVPPDQLKGAGAQFVTDFTNTYHPDALDPYTPYAAAATQVLLNAIKASDGSRSDIAKHLFGVNVTDSVLGNFAIDQNGDTNQGSMTVDVAKGGKLVTYKVLTPPANLVETFH, translated from the coding sequence ATGAGAAGTGTTTCAGGCCGCGCCATGATGGTCGCGGCCGTCGCGCTCTCGCTCGCCGTGGCCGCAGGATGCGGCTCCAGCGGCGGCAGCAGCGGGAGCGGTGGGAACAGCGGCGCGTCTGGCGGGGCGACTCCGGTCAACTCGTCGACGTGTGCGGCTCCGGTCGGGAGCGGCAAGTACGAGATCGTCTCCGACCTCCCAATGCAGGGTGCGTCGTCGCATCAGACGAAGCAGATGGTCCAGGCCATCGAGATGGTCCTGAAGCAGAACAACTACAAGATCAACGGCATGACCATCCAGTACCAGGCGTGCGACGACTCGACCGCCCAGGCTGCGACGTGGGACTCCGCCACGTGTAGCGCGAACGCGAACGCGTACGCACAGGATCCGTCCGTCATCGGCGTGATCGGGACGTTCAACTCGGGTTGTGCCGAGCTCGAGGTCCCGGTGCTGAACCGCGCCCCCGGCGGCATGGTGGCCATGGTCAGCCCGGCCAACACGTGGCCCGGCTTGACGCAGAAGACCAAGACGCCGGGCGAGCCGGACAAGTACTACCCGACCGGCCAGCGCAACTACGCCCGCGTCGTCGCTGCGGACAACTTCCAGGGCCCGGCGCTTGCTGAGACCGCCAAGGGTCTCGGCGTGAAGAGCGTCTACATCCTGAACGACAAGCAGGCCTACGGCCTGGGCGTCGCGACGTACTTCAAGGACGCGGCCAAGAAGCTCGGCATTCAGATCAAGGGCTTCGCGGCGTACAACACGAAGACGGGGACGAACTACCAGGCCCTGATGCAGCAGATCGGCTCCACGCACCCCGACGCGATCATGGTCGGCGGACTGGTCTGCGAGAACGGCGGCCAGCTGATCAAGGACAAGGTGTCCGTGCTCGGCCCGAACACCGGCAAGGTCAAGCTGCTGCTGCCGGACGGGTTCACGACCCAGTCCACCATCGACACGGCCGGCGCGGCCAACGCCGAGGGCCTGTACGCCTCGGTGGCCGGTGTCCCGCCGGACCAGCTGAAGGGCGCGGGTGCGCAGTTCGTGACCGACTTCACGAACACGTACCACCCGGATGCACTCGACCCGTACACCCCGTACGCGGCCGCGGCGACCCAGGTGCTCCTGAACGCCATCAAGGCCTCCGACGGGTCGCGGTCGGACATCGCCAAGCACCTGTTCGGCGTGAACGTCACCGACAGCGTGCTCGGCAACTTCGCCATCGACCAGAACGGCGACACCAACCAGGGCTCGATGACGGTTGACGTCGCGAAGGGCGGCAAGCTCGTCACCTACAAGGTGCTGACGCCGCCGGCAAACCTGGTGGAGACCTTCCACTAG
- a CDS encoding FtsX-like permease family protein, whose product MAAARARARPGRGGLVAIGVAVAAAALGGVVGGSTITADRSLRAALEDLPVAQRSFTATWQGTPPAGGYGEIDRAATRALARLGPTPPARTVAFPELNLGGRLADLGAIDDPARWVRLRSGRLPRSCAPARCEVLQAGGTPVTAMAEPGLHLVVVGRTAGPLPVTLAPLTRSSHQAKGGPPPVLLAGGVSELSALPVFSAVYRAYGWTTPIDPKALHDWEITGLLDREATAAQHVRLLGTPFGLTGPTNTLVALRAADDVAARRMQLVGGGAAALLLGFVLLAAAGLRRDAGTEWARLERHGARLGQLWTFAWVEAAWITLAGAIFGAVVAAVGVAIAAERADVAAGAVLRHTLLSGPGIAAIVVAWIAGAAILVTAERTSGADLRLGPVRGLDLAALAIVGAVALAAARGSASSTSLESGSDPLLALLPGLVAIAGAIVTARLIGPLLRLAGRGLRHGPPSVRLAIVSLGREGGRPTLAAAFLVAGIGLGVFAVAYRATLAQGEHDQAAFQVPLDYTLSEGPALRLPLQAAPLSAYRGVAPGTLAAPVVRLGATAPAPGQPAQASVLGVPAGAIASIRSWRGDFASVSQEEVVHRLRPAHPPALHGAPLPPGASSVSLAVTTDGRPVNLALAIETPRGDFENVPLGDTTRGATTLRANLPEADRGGKVVGLIVALRFNDAQALAHQGIEGGLTIVARGRLRLGPLEAAAAPVTDWRGWVTRGTARPSVVPGAGLRYALDGSTNGLFRPRQPTDGKAVPVVASPGLAALAGPDGVLHMTVEGAVALTVKIAAVAHRFPTAGGEFVVADEAELATALNADAPGAATPAEIWLAVASAQRDRVDAALRKRPFSALELRSRDAVQARLASEPLARGLLDVLAMSALLALVLGVAGLVLVCAADLGDERDHLVDLEAMGVGPPALRRHLVLRAAALVVTGIVGGVVLGLVLERLVIDLVSLGAGAATAEPPLRGVQDWATVMAGLLAFAVCGLALVWAFARTAFRAPVPGRIGGGP is encoded by the coding sequence GTGGCGGCGGCGCGAGCGCGCGCGCGGCCGGGCCGCGGCGGCCTCGTGGCGATCGGCGTCGCGGTCGCCGCGGCGGCCCTGGGAGGGGTCGTCGGCGGCTCCACGATCACGGCCGACCGCAGCCTGCGGGCCGCGCTCGAGGACCTGCCCGTCGCCCAGCGCAGCTTCACGGCCACGTGGCAGGGGACGCCCCCGGCGGGCGGATACGGCGAGATCGACCGCGCAGCGACCCGCGCGCTGGCCCGGCTGGGGCCGACGCCGCCCGCGCGCACGGTCGCGTTTCCCGAGCTGAACCTCGGCGGGCGCCTCGCCGACCTCGGCGCGATCGACGACCCGGCGCGGTGGGTGCGGCTGCGCTCGGGCCGCCTCCCCCGCTCCTGCGCGCCGGCCCGGTGCGAGGTGCTCCAGGCCGGCGGCACCCCGGTGACGGCGATGGCCGAGCCGGGCCTGCACCTCGTCGTCGTCGGCCGCACAGCGGGCCCGCTGCCGGTGACGCTGGCGCCGCTCACCCGCAGCAGCCACCAGGCCAAGGGCGGCCCGCCGCCGGTGCTGCTGGCGGGCGGCGTGTCCGAGCTCTCCGCCCTACCCGTGTTCTCGGCCGTCTACCGGGCGTACGGCTGGACGACGCCGATCGACCCGAAGGCCCTGCACGACTGGGAGATCACCGGCCTACTCGACCGTGAGGCGACGGCTGCCCAGCACGTGCGCCTGCTGGGGACGCCGTTCGGGCTGACCGGGCCGACCAACACGCTCGTCGCCCTGCGCGCGGCGGACGACGTCGCGGCGCGGCGGATGCAGCTCGTGGGCGGCGGGGCGGCGGCGCTCCTGCTCGGGTTCGTGCTCCTGGCCGCAGCCGGCCTGCGCCGCGACGCCGGCACCGAGTGGGCGCGGCTCGAGCGCCACGGCGCCCGGCTCGGCCAGCTGTGGACGTTCGCCTGGGTCGAGGCGGCCTGGATCACGCTCGCCGGGGCGATCTTCGGCGCCGTCGTGGCCGCCGTCGGGGTCGCGATCGCCGCCGAGCGGGCGGACGTCGCCGCCGGGGCCGTCCTGCGCCACACGCTGCTGTCGGGCCCGGGCATCGCCGCGATCGTCGTCGCGTGGATCGCCGGCGCCGCGATCCTGGTCACGGCCGAGCGCACGTCCGGCGCCGACCTGCGCCTCGGGCCGGTGCGCGGGCTCGACCTGGCGGCCCTCGCCATCGTCGGCGCGGTCGCCCTGGCCGCCGCCCGCGGCAGCGCGAGCTCGACGTCGCTCGAGTCGGGATCGGATCCACTGCTCGCCCTGCTGCCGGGTCTGGTCGCGATCGCCGGGGCGATCGTCACCGCCCGGCTGATCGGGCCGCTGCTGCGGCTGGCCGGGCGCGGCCTCCGCCACGGGCCGCCCAGCGTGCGCCTGGCCATCGTCTCGCTCGGCCGCGAGGGCGGCCGGCCGACGCTCGCCGCCGCGTTCCTCGTGGCCGGCATCGGGCTCGGCGTGTTCGCGGTCGCCTACCGGGCGACGCTCGCCCAGGGCGAGCACGACCAGGCCGCCTTCCAGGTGCCGCTCGACTACACGCTGTCCGAGGGTCCGGCGCTGCGGCTGCCGCTCCAGGCGGCGCCGCTCTCGGCCTACCGCGGGGTGGCACCGGGGACGCTGGCCGCGCCCGTCGTACGGCTGGGCGCCACGGCTCCGGCGCCCGGCCAGCCGGCCCAGGCGAGCGTCCTCGGCGTCCCTGCCGGCGCCATCGCGTCGATCCGCAGCTGGCGCGGCGACTTCGCCTCGGTCTCCCAGGAGGAGGTCGTGCACCGGCTGCGGCCGGCCCATCCGCCGGCGCTGCACGGCGCGCCGCTCCCGCCGGGCGCTTCGAGCGTCTCGCTGGCCGTGACCACCGACGGCCGCCCGGTGAACCTCGCCCTCGCCATCGAGACCCCCAGGGGCGACTTCGAAAACGTCCCGCTCGGCGACACGACCAGGGGCGCCACGACGCTGCGGGCAAACCTGCCCGAGGCCGACCGCGGCGGCAAGGTCGTGGGCCTGATCGTGGCCCTGCGCTTCAACGACGCCCAGGCCCTCGCCCACCAGGGCATCGAGGGCGGGCTGACCATCGTCGCCCGCGGGCGCCTGCGCCTGGGGCCCCTGGAGGCCGCCGCCGCGCCCGTGACCGACTGGCGAGGTTGGGTCACGCGCGGCACCGCCCGGCCGTCGGTCGTTCCCGGGGCGGGCCTGCGGTATGCGCTCGACGGCAGCACGAACGGCCTCTTCCGGCCCCGCCAGCCGACCGACGGCAAGGCGGTGCCGGTGGTGGCGAGCCCGGGCCTTGCGGCGCTCGCCGGCCCCGACGGCGTCCTGCACATGACGGTCGAGGGCGCCGTCGCGCTCACGGTGAAGATCGCGGCTGTCGCGCACCGCTTCCCCACCGCGGGCGGTGAGTTCGTCGTGGCGGACGAGGCCGAGCTGGCGACGGCGCTCAACGCCGACGCCCCCGGCGCGGCGACGCCCGCCGAGATCTGGCTGGCCGTGGCGTCGGCCCAGCGCGACCGAGTCGATGCGGCGCTTCGGAAGCGGCCCTTCTCCGCCCTCGAGCTGCGCTCCCGCGACGCCGTCCAGGCCCGGCTCGCCTCCGAGCCGCTCGCCCGCGGCCTGCTGGACGTCCTGGCGATGTCCGCCCTGCTCGCGCTCGTGCTCGGCGTCGCCGGGCTCGTCCTGGTGTGCGCCGCCGACCTCGGCGACGAGCGCGACCACCTGGTCGACCTCGAGGCGATGGGCGTTGGCCCGCCCGCGCTGCGCCGCCACCTCGTGCTGCGCGCGGCAGCCTTGGTCGTGACCGGCATCGTCGGCGGCGTCGTCCTCGGCCTCGTGCTCGAGCGGCTCGTCATCGACCTCGTCTCGCTCGGCGCCGGCGCCGCGACGGCCGAGCCCCCGCTGCGAGGCGTCCAGGACTGGGCGACGGTCATGGCCGGCCTGCTGGCCTTCGCCGTCTGCGGCCTCGCGCTCGTATGGGCATTCGCCCGCACCGCCTTCCGGGCGCCGGTGCCCGGCCGGATCGGGGGCGGGCCGTGA
- a CDS encoding LysE family translocator, giving the protein MPPGDHLLEFAITAFVLIVVPGPSVLFVVSRGVALGRKAALATVAGNTAGVMVQAILVALGLGALVERSDAAFTAVKLIGAVYLVVLGLRMLRNRHGLAALHDATEVPRGTRRIVREGFIVGFTNPKAVVVFTVVIPQFADPSRGHVPLQLLVLGIVFLTIGVISDSAWAIASGSARTWIARSRGRLEALAGAGGVVLIGLGLRLAVTGRKD; this is encoded by the coding sequence ATGCCTCCCGGCGACCACCTGCTCGAGTTCGCGATCACGGCCTTCGTGCTGATCGTCGTGCCGGGGCCGAGCGTGCTCTTCGTCGTCAGCCGCGGGGTGGCGCTGGGGCGCAAGGCCGCGCTCGCGACCGTGGCCGGCAACACCGCCGGCGTGATGGTGCAGGCGATCCTCGTCGCCCTCGGTCTGGGGGCGCTGGTCGAGCGCTCCGACGCCGCGTTCACCGCGGTCAAGCTGATCGGCGCCGTCTACCTCGTGGTGCTCGGCCTGCGCATGCTCCGAAACCGCCACGGCCTGGCCGCCCTGCACGACGCGACCGAGGTGCCCAGGGGCACCCGCCGGATCGTGCGCGAGGGCTTCATCGTCGGCTTCACGAATCCGAAGGCCGTCGTCGTCTTCACCGTGGTCATTCCGCAGTTCGCCGATCCGTCACGCGGCCACGTGCCGCTGCAGCTGCTCGTCCTGGGCATCGTCTTCCTCACGATCGGCGTGATCTCCGACAGCGCGTGGGCGATCGCCTCCGGCTCGGCCCGCACCTGGATCGCGCGCTCGCGCGGGCGGCTCGAAGCGCTCGCGGGCGCCGGCGGCGTGGTGCTGATCGGCCTCGGCCTGCGCCTGGCCGTCACCGGCCGGAAGGATTAG
- a CDS encoding class II histone deacetylase: MRVYWHDEALAHDTGSGMFDQPPTPLIEVPELHPENPERIRNIRSALRNGPIAPHLEWHAGRHATRAELELIHPSSYIDSVEAACASGPAILTQSTPVVPASWGAALGSAGTALAATEAVLAGECSRAYALVRPPGHHCQPAQADGYCLFSNASLCAELARRRGVERVAVVDWDVHHGNGTQECFWTRPDVVTISLHMGHGSWGPHHPQTGAPDELGEGDGAGRNVNVELPLGTGDEGYRRAWSRVVEPLLGSFDPGLLVIACGQDASQYDPNGRMSVTMDGFRDLGAAARRFADERCDGRLVLVQEGGYGRTYSAFCMHATLEGVLLTGRLLDDPLAYLPDDPDRGDAAIDAVLGAVGPYWSGIPA, from the coding sequence ATGCGCGTCTACTGGCACGACGAGGCGCTCGCCCACGACACGGGGTCGGGCATGTTCGACCAGCCCCCGACGCCGCTGATCGAGGTGCCCGAGCTGCACCCGGAGAACCCGGAGCGGATCCGCAACATCCGCTCGGCCCTGCGAAACGGCCCGATCGCGCCGCACCTGGAGTGGCACGCCGGCCGCCACGCAACCCGCGCGGAGCTCGAGCTCATCCACCCGTCGAGCTACATCGACTCGGTCGAAGCCGCCTGTGCCTCGGGTCCGGCGATCCTGACCCAGTCGACTCCGGTCGTCCCCGCCTCGTGGGGAGCGGCGCTCGGCTCGGCGGGCACGGCGCTCGCCGCCACCGAGGCCGTCCTCGCCGGCGAGTGCAGCCGGGCCTACGCGCTCGTGCGCCCGCCGGGGCACCACTGCCAGCCGGCCCAGGCCGACGGCTACTGCCTCTTCTCCAACGCGTCGCTCTGCGCCGAGCTGGCCCGCCGCCGCGGCGTCGAGCGGGTCGCCGTCGTCGACTGGGACGTGCACCACGGCAACGGCACCCAGGAGTGCTTCTGGACGCGCCCGGACGTCGTCACGATCTCGCTCCACATGGGCCACGGCTCGTGGGGGCCGCACCATCCCCAGACCGGTGCTCCGGACGAGCTCGGCGAAGGCGACGGAGCCGGCCGAAACGTGAACGTCGAGCTGCCGCTGGGCACGGGCGACGAGGGCTACCGGCGGGCCTGGTCACGCGTCGTCGAGCCGCTGCTCGGAAGCTTCGACCCCGGCCTGCTCGTGATCGCCTGCGGGCAGGACGCGAGCCAGTACGACCCCAACGGCCGGATGTCCGTGACGATGGACGGCTTCCGCGACCTCGGCGCCGCCGCCCGCCGGTTCGCCGACGAGCGCTGCGACGGCCGGCTCGTGCTCGTGCAGGAGGGCGGCTACGGGCGCACCTACTCGGCCTTCTGCATGCACGCGACGCTCGAGGGCGTGCTTCTCACCGGCAGGCTGCTCGACGATCCGCTGGCCTACCTGCCGGACGACCCCGACCGCGGCGACGCCGCCATCGACGCCGTGCTGGGCGCGGTGGGGCCGTACTGGAGCGGGATCCCGGCATGA
- a CDS encoding metallophosphoesterase has translation MSVLAVAMSAGSAFATTNLLPNGGFEGAGSGSLTGWKGVRATLSVRPDGRGGGHAVRALRTSGTSYSIVASPNPTPSTAGRLYRARGDVRSGRVGRTVCLKLLEMTPAGRVAGQSSGCIKPVDAWRAFPTVNYTAKRAGDTISFRVVQTSRAVAGDSFQVDALSLTSPSDDASPPAAPTGFTAQAASQTRVALAWNASTDNRAVAGYTIYRGGVFRATVFGAATTTFLDKTAVAGKTYSYAIDAFDASGNRSARTAQKTVVMPAAGDPIVAAAGDIACDPTSASFNGGKGTAAACQQMATSAIIQDDPAIAAVLTLGDDQYGCGGFSAFQASFDPSWGRFKAKIHPAPGNHEYQTSGGSGCSPNAAGYFRYFGAAAGNAQGDYAWNIGAWHMIALNGECQNVGGCDAGSPQGQFLTSHLGTSRCTLAYWHEPYYNGGGITSSKYAYFWQTLRAANADIILNGHIHTYARFAPQDANGNADPDGVREFIVGTGGEDHGSMNGSTNVQASAGGDFGVLELTLHPAGYTWKMVSTTGAVLDSGTTACT, from the coding sequence GTGTCCGTCCTTGCCGTCGCCATGTCGGCGGGCTCGGCGTTCGCAACCACGAACCTGCTGCCGAACGGCGGGTTCGAGGGCGCGGGGTCAGGCTCGCTGACCGGCTGGAAGGGAGTTCGCGCCACGCTCAGCGTGCGGCCCGACGGCCGCGGCGGCGGGCACGCGGTCCGCGCCCTCCGCACGAGCGGCACGAGCTACTCGATCGTCGCGAGCCCGAACCCGACGCCCAGCACCGCCGGCCGCCTGTACCGCGCCCGCGGCGACGTGCGCTCCGGCCGGGTCGGCCGCACCGTCTGCCTGAAGCTGCTCGAGATGACGCCCGCCGGGCGCGTCGCCGGGCAGAGCTCCGGCTGCATCAAGCCCGTCGACGCATGGCGCGCCTTCCCGACGGTCAACTACACCGCCAAGCGGGCCGGCGACACGATCTCGTTCCGGGTCGTGCAGACCTCGCGCGCGGTCGCGGGCGATAGCTTCCAGGTCGACGCCCTCAGCCTGACCTCGCCGTCGGACGACGCCAGCCCGCCGGCCGCGCCTACCGGATTCACCGCCCAGGCGGCGTCGCAGACGCGGGTCGCGCTGGCCTGGAATGCATCGACCGACAACCGCGCCGTCGCGGGCTACACGATCTACCGCGGCGGCGTCTTCCGGGCGACGGTGTTCGGGGCAGCGACGACGACCTTCCTCGACAAGACGGCCGTGGCCGGGAAGACCTACAGCTACGCGATCGACGCCTTCGACGCGTCCGGCAACCGCTCGGCCCGCACGGCCCAGAAGACCGTGGTCATGCCGGCCGCCGGCGACCCCATCGTCGCCGCCGCCGGCGACATCGCCTGCGATCCCACCTCCGCCAGCTTCAACGGCGGGAAGGGCACCGCGGCGGCCTGCCAGCAGATGGCGACGTCGGCCATCATCCAGGACGACCCGGCGATCGCGGCCGTGCTCACCCTCGGCGACGACCAGTACGGATGCGGCGGCTTCAGCGCCTTCCAGGCGTCGTTCGACCCGTCGTGGGGCCGGTTCAAGGCCAAGATCCACCCGGCCCCCGGAAACCACGAGTACCAGACGAGCGGCGGCAGCGGCTGCTCACCGAACGCCGCAGGCTACTTCCGCTACTTCGGCGCCGCGGCCGGGAACGCGCAGGGCGACTACGCGTGGAACATCGGCGCATGGCACATGATCGCCCTGAACGGCGAGTGCCAGAACGTCGGCGGCTGCGACGCCGGCTCACCGCAGGGCCAGTTCCTGACGTCGCATCTCGGCACGAGCAGGTGCACCCTGGCCTACTGGCACGAGCCGTACTACAACGGCGGCGGCATCACGAGCTCGAAGTACGCCTACTTCTGGCAGACGCTGCGGGCCGCGAACGCCGACATCATCCTGAACGGGCACATCCACACGTACGCGCGCTTCGCCCCCCAGGACGCGAACGGCAACGCCGACCCGGACGGGGTGCGCGAGTTCATCGTCGGCACGGGCGGCGAGGATCACGGCTCGATGAACGGGTCGACCAATGTCCAGGCCAGCGCCGGCGGCGACTTCGGCGTCCTCGAGCTGACCCTCCACCCCGCCGGCTACACGTGGAAGATGGTGTCGACGACCGGCGCCGTCCTCGACTCCGGCACCACCGCCTGCACCTAA
- a CDS encoding ATP-binding cassette domain-containing protein gives MTPVIDARDLFRIHRSAEGEAAALQGLTMHVDPGEVVAVLGPSGSGKSTLLRILAGLERPSAGTARVLGHDMAELRPRRAASLRARSLGIVDQHYHRSLPPELRCREIVGLQLAMLGVAAADRDRRAAELLERVGLADAAETPPGRLSGGEQQRVAICAAVAHRPALLLADEPAGELDAKNVAVAYELIAELARDDGATVVLVSHDPAATTVADRTVHIRDGRLSDEASAGGASAIVVGSGGWLRLPEELLRDAGVGRLARAERHDQGILITPAGPAATPVPEPAVPMPAPERPAPTAAAELRDVTMRYGEGRRARVVLDGFGATFESGRMTALTGRSGSGKSTVLRLLAGMEHPTSGEVAVLGSSIGGLDRAAAAAFRRDHVAVVAQEAGLVDYLSATENVTLAMAMRGLGEGEAATETAATWLSRVGLGHRLEHRVARLSAGERQRVAIARALACEPDLLLVDEPTSRLDQVNAAVVARMLADAARLHGATIVCATHDPLVTEQADVVMPLER, from the coding sequence GTGACCCCCGTCATCGACGCCCGCGACCTCTTCCGCATCCACAGAAGCGCCGAGGGCGAGGCGGCGGCGCTCCAGGGTCTGACGATGCACGTCGACCCCGGCGAGGTGGTCGCCGTGCTGGGCCCGAGCGGGTCGGGCAAGAGCACGCTGCTTCGGATCCTGGCCGGCCTGGAGCGGCCGTCGGCGGGCACCGCCCGCGTGCTCGGGCACGACATGGCCGAGCTGCGCCCCCGCCGCGCCGCCTCCCTGCGGGCGCGCTCGCTCGGGATCGTCGACCAGCACTACCACCGCTCGCTCCCGCCGGAGCTGCGCTGCCGCGAGATCGTCGGCCTCCAGCTGGCCATGCTCGGCGTGGCCGCCGCCGACCGCGACCGGCGGGCCGCCGAGCTGCTCGAGCGGGTGGGCCTCGCCGATGCGGCGGAGACGCCGCCGGGGAGGCTCTCGGGCGGCGAGCAGCAGCGGGTCGCGATCTGCGCGGCCGTGGCCCACCGCCCCGCCCTCCTGCTGGCCGACGAGCCGGCCGGCGAGCTCGACGCGAAGAACGTCGCGGTCGCCTACGAGCTGATCGCCGAGCTGGCCCGCGACGACGGCGCGACGGTCGTCCTCGTCAGCCACGACCCGGCGGCGACCACCGTCGCCGACCGCACCGTCCACATCCGCGACGGCCGCCTGAGCGACGAGGCGTCGGCCGGCGGCGCGAGCGCGATCGTCGTCGGCAGCGGCGGCTGGCTGCGGCTGCCCGAGGAGCTCCTGCGCGACGCCGGCGTCGGCCGGCTGGCGCGGGCGGAGCGGCACGACCAGGGCATCCTGATCACGCCCGCCGGGCCTGCCGCCACCCCCGTCCCCGAGCCGGCTGTCCCCATGCCCGCACCCGAGCGACCGGCGCCGACGGCCGCGGCCGAGCTGCGCGACGTCACCATGCGCTACGGCGAGGGCCGGCGGGCGCGGGTCGTGCTCGACGGCTTCGGCGCGACGTTCGAGTCGGGCAGGATGACGGCGCTGACCGGCCGGTCGGGCTCGGGCAAGAGCACCGTGCTGCGGCTCCTGGCCGGGATGGAGCACCCGACCTCGGGCGAAGTGGCCGTGCTGGGGAGCTCGATCGGCGGGCTCGACCGGGCCGCGGCGGCAGCCTTCCGGCGCGATCATGTGGCCGTCGTCGCGCAGGAGGCGGGGCTCGTCGACTACCTCTCGGCCACCGAGAACGTGACCCTGGCGATGGCGATGCGGGGGCTCGGCGAGGGCGAGGCGGCCACCGAGACGGCCGCGACCTGGCTCTCCCGCGTCGGGCTCGGCCACCGCCTCGAGCACCGCGTGGCGCGGCTCTCGGCCGGCGAGCGCCAGCGCGTGGCGATCGCCCGCGCTCTCGCCTGCGAGCCCGACCTGCTCCTGGTCGACGAGCCGACCTCGCGGCTCGACCAGGTGAACGCGGCCGTCGTCGCGCGCATGCTCGCCGACGCCGCCCGCCTGCATGGCGCCACCATCGTCTGCGCCACCCACGACCCGCTCGTCACCGAGCAGGCCGACGTGGTCATGCCGCTCGAGCGCTGA